From one Streptomyces chromofuscus genomic stretch:
- a CDS encoding serine/threonine-protein kinase: MSKTHVSAHGWVAGRYRLLQPLHHETNRVCWYGEDVESGRPCLLTRVGLPGEPDGDAARRTVGRVVRTSETMARLRPGRVAIVVDAIAEEGGLWTVTEWIGGTPLGEVLAEHGSFNYVRTARIGLELLDVLDAAHGEGITHGELSPGQVFVREEGPAVVAGFGLAGATLAPRLTALSFASPEQARDERIGPAADLWALGAILYTLVEGRPPFRDRDRPETTLKGVDRLPLRTPVRAGPLTQVVQGLLRKDCRERLTRPVVREALTRMVGEDPGAAPPAAPAPRLRRAYATALHATDPGWSRRTVIAGTSLAVVTVAVAVLAVTRELPGTSTSASGAAPRPSASAATPDPDRPPTAAPTPPPPAPSSPGGPPAGAAPATPADPTTSAAPSPSVPALPESFRTFRSAEGFSVALPADWEPLSTRRASDQAYRVVLGAPGDPRTLAVTYSERVGSDPVTVWRDTVEPGLKQATDGYRRLGDIRATTFRGRAAADMEWVADVDGSQVRTLGRGFLIGGGRGYSLRWTTPAAEWDVPANREALDVFLRTFRPADS, translated from the coding sequence ATGAGCAAGACGCACGTCTCCGCACACGGGTGGGTCGCCGGCCGGTACCGGCTCCTCCAGCCCCTCCACCACGAGACGAACCGCGTCTGCTGGTACGGGGAGGACGTCGAGTCCGGGCGCCCTTGTCTGCTGACCCGGGTCGGGCTGCCGGGCGAGCCGGACGGGGACGCCGCACGCCGGACGGTCGGCCGCGTCGTGCGCACGTCGGAGACCATGGCTCGGCTGCGCCCCGGCAGGGTCGCGATCGTCGTCGACGCGATCGCGGAGGAGGGCGGGCTGTGGACGGTCACCGAGTGGATCGGCGGCACGCCGCTCGGGGAAGTCCTTGCCGAGCACGGCTCGTTCAACTACGTGCGGACGGCCCGCATCGGGCTGGAGCTGCTCGACGTGCTCGACGCCGCGCACGGCGAGGGCATCACGCACGGCGAGCTGAGCCCCGGCCAGGTCTTCGTCCGTGAGGAGGGTCCCGCCGTGGTGGCGGGCTTCGGTCTGGCGGGCGCGACCCTGGCCCCCCGGCTCACGGCCCTGTCGTTCGCCTCGCCCGAGCAGGCCCGGGACGAGCGCATCGGTCCCGCCGCCGATCTGTGGGCGCTGGGCGCGATCCTCTACACCCTGGTCGAGGGGCGTCCGCCGTTCCGCGACCGGGACCGGCCCGAGACGACCCTGAAGGGCGTGGACCGGCTTCCGCTGCGCACCCCGGTGCGGGCCGGGCCGCTCACCCAGGTCGTCCAGGGCCTGTTGCGCAAGGACTGCCGGGAGCGGCTGACCCGGCCCGTGGTGCGCGAGGCGCTCACCCGGATGGTCGGCGAGGACCCCGGAGCGGCGCCGCCTGCGGCGCCGGCCCCCCGGCTGCGCCGTGCCTACGCCACCGCCCTGCACGCCACCGACCCGGGGTGGAGCAGACGAACCGTGATCGCGGGGACGTCGCTCGCGGTGGTCACCGTCGCGGTCGCGGTCCTCGCCGTGACCCGCGAGCTGCCCGGTACGAGCACGTCCGCGTCCGGCGCCGCTCCCCGCCCGTCGGCCTCCGCCGCCACGCCGGATCCGGACCGCCCGCCCACTGCGGCGCCCACTCCCCCACCACCGGCTCCGAGCAGCCCGGGCGGCCCGCCGGCCGGCGCGGCCCCGGCCACCCCGGCCGACCCGACGACCAGCGCCGCCCCGTCCCCGTCGGTCCCCGCCCTGCCGGAGAGCTTCCGCACCTTCCGCTCCGCCGAGGGTTTCTCCGTGGCCCTGCCCGCCGACTGGGAGCCCTTGAGCACCAGGCGGGCATCCGACCAGGCCTACCGCGTGGTGCTCGGGGCGCCCGGCGACCCGCGCACGCTGGCGGTGACGTACAGCGAGCGCGTCGGGTCCGATCCGGTCACCGTCTGGCGCGACACCGTGGAACCGGGGTTGAAGCAGGCCACTGACGGCTACCGGCGGCTCGGCGACATCCGCGCGACGACGTTCCGGGGCCGCGCCGCCGCCGACATGGAGTGGGTCGCCGACGTCGACGGCAGCCAGGTGCGCACGCTGGGCCGGGGCTTTCTCATCGGCGGTGGGCGCGGCTACTCACTGCGCTGGACCACCCCGGCCGCGGAATGGGACGTCCCGGCGAACCGCGAGGCCCTGGACGTCTTCCTGCGCACCTTCCGCCCGGCCGACAGCTGA
- a CDS encoding LLM class F420-dependent oxidoreductase, with protein sequence MVRIGYTMMTEQAGPRDLVDHVVRAEEAGFDFSVTSDHYSPWLRSQGHSPYAWSVLGAAAQATERIPLMTYVTCPTFRYHPAVVAQKAATMQLLSQGRFRLGLGSGENLNEHVVGGGWPSVDVRHEMLEEAVEIIRALFAGGHVNHRGTHFDVESARLWDLPDEPPQIGIAVSGERSCALAGRLADLVIATEPKRGLLEAFDQHGGAGKPRVGQLPVCHDTDRDAAVKRAHAQFRWFGNGWKVNSELPHPDSFESATQFVSPDDVAESIPCGDDPDDFVAAVRPYAEAGFTEIALVQIGGDAQPEYLDWSAKTLLPALRDAFG encoded by the coding sequence ATGGTGCGAATCGGATACACGATGATGACCGAACAGGCCGGGCCCCGCGACCTGGTGGACCATGTGGTGCGGGCCGAGGAAGCGGGGTTCGACTTCTCCGTGACCTCGGACCACTACTCTCCGTGGCTGCGTTCGCAGGGTCACTCGCCGTACGCGTGGAGTGTGCTGGGGGCGGCGGCTCAGGCGACGGAGCGCATCCCGCTGATGACCTACGTGACCTGCCCGACCTTCCGCTACCACCCGGCGGTGGTGGCGCAGAAGGCGGCGACCATGCAACTGCTGTCCCAGGGCCGCTTCCGGCTGGGTCTGGGATCGGGCGAGAACCTCAACGAGCATGTCGTCGGCGGCGGCTGGCCGTCCGTCGACGTGCGGCACGAGATGCTGGAGGAAGCGGTCGAGATCATCCGGGCGCTGTTCGCGGGCGGTCATGTGAACCACCGAGGCACGCACTTCGACGTGGAGTCGGCCCGGCTGTGGGACCTGCCCGACGAGCCGCCGCAGATCGGCATCGCCGTCTCCGGCGAACGTTCCTGCGCGCTGGCCGGCCGGCTCGCCGACCTCGTCATCGCCACCGAACCGAAGCGGGGCCTGCTGGAAGCCTTCGACCAGCACGGCGGCGCGGGCAAGCCGCGCGTGGGCCAGTTGCCGGTCTGCCACGACACCGACCGCGACGCGGCGGTGAAGCGGGCGCACGCGCAGTTCCGCTGGTTCGGCAACGGCTGGAAGGTCAACTCCGAGCTGCCGCACCCGGATTCCTTCGAGTCGGCCACCCAGTTCGTCTCGCCGGACGACGTCGCCGAGTCGATCCCGTGCGGTGACGACCCGGACGACTTCGTCGCCGCGGTACGCCCGTACGCCGAGGCCGGGTTCACGGAGATCGCCCTGGTGCAGATCGGCGGCGACGCGCAGCCGGAGTACCTGGACTGGTCGGCGAAGACCCTGCTGCCGGCCCTGCGCGACGCCTTCGGCTGA
- a CDS encoding SsgA family sporulation/cell division regulator, translating to MNANVHKTLVMQLQAGATDRFPVLAHLSYEADDPFAVTAVFSHDGHVLARWRLDREMILDGLRRPVGTGDVRFCPVSTGVWDELRMEFFGDARSDGERHHAVVYAWAPAVESFLRQTYDVVAPGQERIQVDDFLAEVISDAG from the coding sequence GTGAACGCCAATGTGCACAAGACCTTGGTCATGCAGCTCCAGGCGGGCGCCACGGACCGCTTCCCCGTGCTCGCCCACCTCAGCTACGAGGCCGACGACCCGTTCGCCGTCACCGCGGTGTTCAGCCACGACGGCCATGTCCTGGCCCGGTGGCGGCTGGACCGCGAGATGATCCTCGACGGCCTGCGGCGCCCGGTGGGCACGGGTGACGTGCGGTTCTGCCCCGTGTCGACGGGCGTGTGGGACGAGCTGCGCATGGAGTTCTTCGGCGACGCCCGGTCCGACGGGGAGCGCCATCATGCGGTGGTGTACGCCTGGGCCCCGGCCGTCGAGTCGTTCCTGCGCCAGACGTACGACGTCGTGGCGCCGGGGCAGGAGCGGATCCAGGTGGACGACTTCCTCGCCGAGGTCATCTCCGACGCGGGCTGA
- a CDS encoding DUF2238 domain-containing protein translates to MSAVGPAPRPVPPSVARSGRLLPLLLAGLVVAALALSAWEPHDRATWFLETVWVIVGLPLLFLTWRRFPMTGLLCCLLAAHALVLVVGGHYTYAQVPLGDWVRDTFALDRNPYDRFGHLVQGFVPAVLVRELLVRTSPLRGSRWLAPLTVCACLAFSAVFEMLEWAAAVIGGEAADDFLATQGDVWDTQWDMFCALIGATASLLLLSRFHDRQLDAPARY, encoded by the coding sequence ATGTCCGCTGTCGGCCCCGCCCCACGACCGGTCCCACCGTCCGTCGCCCGCTCCGGCCGGCTACTGCCCCTGCTGCTCGCCGGGCTGGTGGTCGCGGCGCTGGCGCTCTCCGCCTGGGAACCGCACGACCGGGCGACCTGGTTCCTGGAGACGGTCTGGGTGATCGTCGGACTGCCCCTGCTGTTCCTGACCTGGCGGCGGTTCCCGATGACCGGCCTGCTGTGCTGCCTGCTGGCCGCGCACGCGCTGGTCCTGGTGGTGGGCGGTCACTACACGTACGCGCAGGTCCCCCTGGGCGACTGGGTGCGCGACACCTTCGCTCTGGACCGCAATCCCTACGACCGCTTCGGTCACCTCGTGCAGGGCTTCGTCCCCGCCGTCCTCGTGCGGGAGTTGCTCGTGCGCACCTCACCGCTGCGCGGCAGCCGCTGGCTGGCGCCGCTGACCGTGTGCGCGTGCCTGGCCTTCAGTGCGGTCTTCGAGATGCTGGAGTGGGCGGCGGCAGTGATCGGAGGCGAGGCGGCGGACGATTTCCTGGCCACGCAGGGCGACGTGTGGGACACGCAGTGGGACATGTTCTGCGCCCTGATCGGCGCCACCGCCTCGCTGCTCCTGCTCAGCCGGTTCCACGACCGGCAGCTGGACGCTCCGGCCCGCTACTGA
- a CDS encoding DUF6328 family protein: protein MSTAASSVQRPRGRNETEEERADRMWGELIQEVRVAQMGVQILFGFLLTVVFTPTFSDLSDMDRRLYIVTVVIGAAATGALIGPVSLHRLVSGRRVKPQAVTWASRLTLVGLLLLLATMICALLLILRVATHDPYVPYIVAGVVIWYVLCWFVLPIWTRRRYTSQ, encoded by the coding sequence GTGTCGACCGCGGCAAGCAGTGTGCAAAGGCCCAGAGGGCGCAACGAGACCGAGGAGGAGCGGGCCGACCGCATGTGGGGCGAGCTCATCCAGGAGGTCCGTGTCGCGCAGATGGGCGTCCAGATCCTGTTCGGTTTCCTGCTGACCGTCGTCTTCACCCCCACCTTCTCGGACCTGTCGGACATGGACCGGCGGCTGTACATCGTGACCGTGGTCATCGGCGCCGCGGCCACCGGCGCGCTGATAGGGCCGGTGTCGCTGCACCGCCTGGTGTCCGGCCGCCGCGTGAAGCCGCAGGCGGTGACCTGGGCCTCCCGGCTCACCCTGGTGGGCCTGCTCCTGCTGCTCGCCACCATGATCTGCGCGCTGCTGCTGATCCTGCGCGTGGCGACCCACGACCCCTACGTGCCGTACATCGTGGCGGGGGTCGTCATCTGGTACGTACTGTGCTGGTTCGTGCTGCCGATATGGACCCGGCGTCGCTATACGAGTCAGTAG
- a CDS encoding aldo/keto reductase — MEEREFGRSGQHASVVGLGTWQLGADWGDVDDKEALAVLEAAAESGVTFFDTADVYGDGRSEQTIATFLSSRPDLHVLVATKMGRRVEQIPANYVLDNFRAWNDRSRRNLGVDRIDLVQLHCPPTPVYSSDEVFDALDTLVEEERIAAYGVSVETCAEALTAIARPNVASVQIILNPFRMKPLREVLPAAREAGVGIIARVPLASGLLSGKYTKDTVFPQNDHRTYNRHGEAFDQGETFSGVDYATGVEAAAEFSALAPEEYTPAQLALRWIIQQSGVTTVIPGARNAEQARANAAAAALPALPGATLAAIQDLYTTRIKDQVETRW; from the coding sequence ATGGAAGAGCGTGAATTCGGCAGGTCGGGTCAGCATGCGTCGGTCGTCGGTCTCGGCACCTGGCAACTGGGCGCCGACTGGGGAGACGTGGACGACAAGGAAGCCCTCGCGGTACTGGAGGCGGCGGCCGAGTCGGGGGTGACCTTCTTCGACACCGCCGACGTCTACGGCGACGGGCGCAGCGAGCAGACCATCGCGACGTTCCTGAGCAGCCGGCCGGACCTGCATGTGCTGGTCGCCACCAAGATGGGCCGCCGGGTGGAGCAGATCCCCGCGAACTACGTCCTGGACAACTTCCGCGCCTGGAACGACCGGTCCCGGCGCAACCTCGGCGTGGACCGCATCGACCTGGTGCAGCTGCACTGCCCGCCGACGCCCGTGTACTCCTCCGACGAGGTCTTCGACGCCCTCGACACCCTCGTCGAGGAGGAGCGCATTGCCGCGTACGGCGTCAGCGTGGAGACCTGCGCGGAGGCGCTGACCGCGATCGCCCGGCCCAACGTGGCGAGCGTGCAGATCATCCTCAACCCGTTCCGGATGAAGCCGCTGCGCGAGGTGCTGCCCGCCGCCCGTGAGGCCGGCGTCGGCATCATCGCCCGGGTACCGCTGGCCTCGGGCCTGCTGTCCGGCAAGTACACCAAGGACACCGTCTTCCCTCAGAACGACCACCGCACCTACAACCGGCACGGCGAGGCGTTCGACCAGGGCGAGACCTTCTCCGGGGTCGACTACGCCACCGGCGTCGAGGCCGCCGCCGAGTTCTCCGCGCTCGCTCCCGAGGAGTACACCCCGGCTCAGCTCGCCCTGCGCTGGATCATCCAGCAGTCCGGCGTCACCACCGTGATCCCCGGCGCCCGCAACGCGGAGCAGGCCCGCGCCAACGCGGCCGCCGCCGCCCTGCCCGCCCTGCCCGGCGCCACGCTCGCCGCGATCCAGGACCTGTACACCACGCGGATCAAGGACCAGGTGGAGACGCGCTGGTAA
- a CDS encoding FAD-dependent monooxygenase — MKVVCVGGGPAGLYLSILLKRQDPAHDITVHERNPRGSTYGWGVTYWRGLLDELHAHDPESARALDAHSVRWDEGVAHVRDLTTRHRGDPGFGIGRHRLLEILADRALALGVRVEYEHEVGPDRLPDADLVVAADGVRSALRTRYADHFGTEVAAGRNFYVWLGTTKVFDSFTFAFVETEHGWIWCYGYPFDGERSTCVVECAPETWTGLGLDRAGEADGLTLLERLFAVALDGHRLIGRSSARAGASWLNFRTVTNRTWYRDNLVLVGDAAHTTHYSIGAGTTLALQDAIALAAALREQPTLPQALAHYERERSSALLPAQSAARHSAQWYENLPRYIHLPPERMFALLGQRHSPLLPYVPPQLYYRLDRAAGQVQALRRLKRWLGPRLARTAQSRTLK, encoded by the coding sequence GTGAAGGTCGTCTGCGTCGGTGGCGGGCCCGCCGGCCTGTACCTCTCGATCCTGCTCAAGCGGCAGGACCCGGCCCATGACATCACCGTCCACGAACGCAACCCGCGGGGCTCGACCTACGGCTGGGGCGTCACCTACTGGCGCGGACTGCTCGACGAGCTGCACGCGCACGACCCCGAGTCGGCCCGCGCCCTCGACGCGCACTCCGTCCGCTGGGACGAGGGTGTCGCCCACGTCCGCGACCTGACCACCCGCCACCGCGGCGACCCGGGCTTCGGCATCGGCCGCCACCGGCTCCTGGAGATCCTCGCCGACCGGGCCCTCGCCCTCGGTGTCCGCGTGGAGTACGAGCACGAGGTCGGCCCCGACCGGCTGCCCGACGCCGACCTGGTGGTGGCCGCCGACGGCGTCCGCAGCGCCCTGCGCACCCGGTACGCCGACCACTTCGGCACGGAGGTCGCAGCAGGCCGCAACTTCTACGTCTGGCTCGGCACCACCAAGGTCTTCGACTCCTTCACCTTCGCCTTCGTCGAGACCGAGCACGGCTGGATCTGGTGCTACGGCTATCCCTTCGACGGCGAACGCAGCACCTGTGTCGTCGAGTGCGCCCCCGAGACCTGGACCGGCCTCGGCCTGGACCGCGCGGGGGAGGCCGACGGGCTGACCCTGCTGGAGCGGCTCTTCGCCGTCGCCCTGGACGGCCACCGGCTCATCGGCCGCTCGTCGGCCCGGGCCGGCGCCTCCTGGCTCAACTTCCGCACCGTCACCAACCGCACCTGGTACCGCGACAACCTCGTCCTCGTCGGCGACGCCGCCCACACCACGCACTACTCCATCGGCGCCGGCACCACGCTCGCCCTGCAGGACGCCATCGCGCTGGCGGCCGCCCTGCGCGAGCAGCCCACCCTCCCGCAGGCCCTCGCCCACTACGAGCGGGAACGCAGCTCCGCCCTGCTGCCCGCGCAGAGCGCCGCCCGCCACAGCGCCCAGTGGTACGAGAACCTGCCGCGCTACATCCACCTGCCGCCCGAGCGCATGTTCGCCCTGCTGGGCCAGCGGCACTCGCCCCTGCTGCCGTACGTACCGCCGCAGCTGTACTACCGGCTGGACCGCGCGGCCGGACAGGTCCAGGCGCTGCGCAGATTGAAGCGCTGGCTGGGCCCGAGGCTCGCTCGCACGGCACAGTCCCGGACACTGAAGTAG
- the melC1 gene encoding apotyrosinase chaperone MelC1: MPELSRRRALTAAAALAATAGTASVVASGAAAGAAPATAPEATGHDHGHASPAPFDEVYKGRRIQGRPLAGGGHRHHGGGYAVFVDGTELHVMRNADGTWISVVSHYDPVPTPRAAARAAVDELQGADLVPFPAN, from the coding sequence ATGCCGGAACTCAGCCGTCGCCGTGCGCTCACCGCCGCGGCCGCCCTCGCCGCGACCGCCGGCACCGCATCCGTCGTCGCGTCGGGAGCGGCGGCCGGCGCCGCCCCCGCCACCGCGCCGGAGGCGACCGGGCACGACCACGGCCACGCCTCCCCCGCGCCCTTCGACGAGGTCTACAAGGGCCGCCGGATACAGGGCCGGCCGCTCGCCGGGGGCGGCCACCGGCATCACGGCGGCGGATACGCCGTGTTCGTCGACGGCACGGAGCTGCACGTGATGCGGAACGCCGACGGCACCTGGATCAGCGTCGTCAGCCACTACGACCCGGTGCCCACCCCGCGTGCCGCCGCGCGCGCCGCGGTCGACGAGCTCCAGGGCGCCGACCTCGTCCCCTTCCCCGCCAACTGA
- the melC2 gene encoding tyrosinase MelC2, translating to MTVRKNQASLITDERRRFVAALLELKRSGRYDEFVTTHNAFVLGDTDNGERTGHRSPSFLPWHRRFLLDFELALQSVDASVALPYWDWTADRSVRSPLWGPDFLGGSGRARDGRVTDGPFSGASGNWPITVRVDGRTFLRRSLGTAVRELPTRAEVDSVLSMATYDMAPWNSASDGFRNHLEGWRGVNLHNRVHVWVGGQMATGVSPNDPVFWLHHAFVDKLWAEWQRLHPASGYVPAAGTPDVVDLNEPMKPWNDVTPADLLDHTAHYTFDTDARRPGDRGTPGRRGSLARP from the coding sequence ATGACCGTCCGCAAGAACCAGGCGAGCCTGATCACCGACGAGAGGCGGCGTTTCGTCGCCGCGCTCCTGGAGCTCAAGCGCAGCGGCCGTTACGACGAGTTCGTCACGACCCACAACGCCTTCGTCCTCGGTGACACCGACAACGGCGAACGCACCGGGCACCGTTCACCGTCCTTCCTGCCCTGGCACCGCAGATTCCTGCTGGACTTCGAGCTGGCGTTGCAGTCGGTGGACGCGTCGGTGGCGCTGCCCTACTGGGACTGGACCGCCGACCGTTCCGTGCGGTCCCCGCTGTGGGGACCGGACTTCCTCGGCGGCAGCGGGCGGGCCCGGGACGGGCGGGTGACGGACGGGCCGTTCTCCGGGGCGAGCGGCAACTGGCCGATCACCGTACGGGTCGACGGGCGAACGTTCCTGCGCCGGTCGCTGGGCACCGCCGTGCGCGAGCTGCCGACACGGGCCGAGGTGGACTCGGTCCTCTCCATGGCGACGTACGACATGGCGCCGTGGAACAGCGCCTCCGACGGGTTCCGCAATCACCTGGAGGGCTGGCGCGGCGTCAATCTGCACAACCGGGTGCACGTCTGGGTCGGCGGCCAGATGGCCACCGGGGTCTCCCCCAACGACCCGGTGTTCTGGCTGCACCACGCCTTCGTCGACAAGCTGTGGGCCGAGTGGCAGCGCCTGCATCCGGCCTCCGGCTACGTCCCGGCGGCGGGGACGCCGGACGTGGTCGACCTGAACGAGCCGATGAAGCCGTGGAACGACGTGACTCCGGCGGACCTGCTGGACCACACCGCCCACTACACGTTCGACACGGACGCCCGGCGCCCCGGTGATCGCGGAACGCCCGGGCGGCGCGGGTCACTTGCGCGGCCGTGA
- a CDS encoding N-acetylmuramoyl-L-alanine amidase, with the protein MTEPAAPRVPDAARRRRRRVVCVTASMALQVPLLVTLLSVPPAGSGAAVGSGAADERRLQDVFTAAADEYGVPRSVLMGVSYQQSRWDSHRGAPSVVGGYGPMHLVDVPHVQGALPKAGTRPLAGTQTSPRWTGSRNSRAAQPADLQRAARLIGVPVERLRTDPAANVRGGAALLAATQRELGKPLSADPADWWEAVARFPGVGDSVSANTYAHDVFSVIRRGARRTNDAGQRITLPASPGVRAQPYDPRRPKDIECPPELSCSWVKAPYVDIGDGYYGNYDPADRPNDQKVEYIVIHDTEGPLPAMLETVQDPNEVSWHYSVRSSDGHVIQHVKTKDAARHSGSQYINARSIGIEHEGILAQPDTWYTEQMYQASARLVRYLAKKYDVPLDRQHIFGHDNVPSPMGVTIPSMHDDPGPFWDWEHYFDLLGAPLRGRAGRDGDMVMMLPEYTTHKPLFTGCKTSGVPCAPHGSSAVRLHTEPRDDAPLIQDPGRRPEGDPSTEDVNDLGSRVSAGQTFAVAGRNGDWTAIWYQGGKAWFKNPRTRPTAVAATGRMVTPKEGLSEIPVYGRALPESEAYPDDVPVKEESPLPYSLLTGQRYVTQDRVAGSHVDKADSDGEFLVVRGDEEYYEIQFGHRIAYVKASDVDVVNGHTAAGSPSRPRK; encoded by the coding sequence ATGACAGAACCCGCCGCCCCCCGTGTCCCGGACGCCGCGCGCCGGCGTCGCCGCCGGGTCGTCTGCGTGACCGCGTCGATGGCACTCCAGGTCCCGCTGCTGGTCACGCTGCTGAGCGTGCCACCCGCCGGCAGCGGCGCGGCGGTCGGGAGCGGTGCGGCGGACGAGCGGCGTCTGCAGGACGTCTTCACGGCCGCCGCGGACGAGTACGGTGTGCCGCGCAGCGTGCTCATGGGCGTGTCGTACCAGCAGTCACGGTGGGACTCCCACCGGGGGGCGCCGAGCGTCGTCGGCGGCTACGGGCCGATGCACCTGGTGGACGTGCCCCACGTGCAGGGCGCGCTGCCGAAGGCGGGCACCCGGCCGCTCGCCGGTACGCAGACCTCGCCGCGCTGGACGGGCTCCCGCAACAGCCGCGCCGCCCAGCCCGCCGACCTGCAGCGCGCCGCCCGCCTCATCGGGGTCCCGGTTGAACGGCTGCGCACGGACCCCGCCGCCAACGTGCGCGGCGGCGCGGCACTCCTCGCGGCGACGCAACGCGAACTCGGCAAGCCGCTCAGCGCCGACCCGGCCGACTGGTGGGAGGCGGTGGCGCGCTTCCCCGGCGTGGGCGACTCCGTGTCGGCGAACACGTACGCGCACGACGTCTTCAGCGTGATCCGGCGCGGCGCGCGGCGCACCAATGACGCGGGGCAGCGCATCACCCTCCCCGCCAGCCCGGGCGTGCGGGCCCAGCCTTACGACCCGCGGCGGCCCAAGGACATCGAGTGCCCGCCGGAGCTGTCCTGCTCCTGGGTCAAGGCTCCGTACGTCGACATCGGTGACGGCTACTACGGCAACTACGACCCCGCGGACCGGCCCAACGACCAGAAGGTCGAGTACATCGTCATCCACGACACCGAGGGCCCGCTGCCGGCCATGCTCGAGACGGTCCAGGATCCCAACGAGGTGTCCTGGCACTACTCGGTCCGCTCCAGCGACGGCCATGTCATCCAGCACGTCAAGACCAAGGACGCGGCACGGCACTCCGGCAGCCAGTACATCAACGCCCGCTCGATCGGCATCGAGCACGAGGGCATCCTCGCCCAGCCCGACACCTGGTACACCGAGCAGATGTACCAGGCCTCGGCCCGCCTGGTGCGCTACCTGGCCAAGAAGTACGACGTCCCGCTCGACCGGCAGCACATCTTCGGCCACGACAACGTGCCGTCCCCGATGGGCGTGACCATCCCCAGCATGCACGACGACCCGGGGCCCTTCTGGGACTGGGAGCACTACTTCGACCTGCTCGGGGCGCCCCTGCGCGGCAGGGCCGGCCGGGACGGCGACATGGTGATGATGCTGCCGGAGTACACCACCCACAAGCCGCTGTTCACCGGGTGCAAGACCAGCGGTGTGCCGTGCGCCCCGCACGGCTCCAGCGCCGTCCGCCTGCACACCGAGCCCCGCGACGACGCGCCGCTGATCCAGGACCCGGGCCGCCGCCCGGAGGGCGACCCCTCCACGGAAGACGTCAACGACCTCGGGTCGAGGGTCTCCGCGGGCCAGACCTTCGCGGTCGCCGGACGCAACGGCGACTGGACGGCGATCTGGTACCAGGGCGGCAAGGCGTGGTTCAAGAACCCCAGGACGCGCCCGACGGCCGTCGCCGCGACCGGGCGGATGGTGACGCCGAAGGAGGGGCTGAGCGAGATCCCCGTGTACGGGCGGGCCCTGCCGGAGTCGGAGGCCTACCCGGACGACGTGCCGGTGAAGGAAGAGTCGCCGCTCCCGTACAGCCTCCTCACCGGCCAGCGCTATGTGACCCAGGACCGCGTCGCCGGCTCCCATGTCGACAAGGCGGACTCCGACGGCGAGTTCCTGGTGGTGCGGGGCGACGAGGAGTACTACGAGATCCAGTTCGGCCACCGGATCGCGTACGTCAAGGCGAGTGACGTGGACGTGGTGAACGGCCACACCGCGGCGGGATCACCGTCACGGCCGCGCAAGTGA